From Dietzia sp. ANT_WB102, a single genomic window includes:
- a CDS encoding homoserine dehydrogenase codes for MSDASASGVRPVGVAVLGMGTVGTEVIRYMTENADALAARIGAPLALRGVAVRDLSRDRGLDPDLLTADPSSLVSRDDVDIVVELMGGIDVPRPLLLEALRHGKAVVTANKALLAEYTDELAAMADSTHTDLYFEAAVAGAIPVIGPLRRSMAGDQVERVVGIVNGTTNYILSEMGSTGADYSETLAEASRLGYAEADPTADVEGYDAAAKAAILASIAFHSRVTAGDVYREGISRISPDDFESARDMDCTIKLLAICEKLTQSDGTEAVSARVYPALLPTSHPLATVNGAFNAVVVEAEAAGRLMFYGQGAGGSPTASAVLGDMVAAARNKVGAGRAPGESTYAALPVASMDEISTRYHVRMRVADKPGVLAMVAAEFSRHGVSIAQVRQTEVEVPESELDDVEPTAELTVLTHRASERALSDTVAALSDQDAVTAITSVIRLEGVDTE; via the coding sequence GTGAGCGACGCATCCGCGTCAGGCGTGCGACCCGTGGGGGTGGCGGTGCTCGGGATGGGTACCGTCGGAACCGAGGTCATCCGCTATATGACAGAGAACGCCGACGCACTGGCGGCCCGCATCGGCGCGCCACTGGCACTGCGTGGTGTGGCGGTCCGCGATCTCAGCCGGGATCGCGGGCTCGACCCGGACCTGCTCACCGCCGACCCGTCGTCATTGGTGTCCCGCGACGACGTCGATATCGTCGTGGAACTCATGGGCGGAATCGATGTACCGCGTCCACTCCTGCTCGAAGCACTGCGCCACGGTAAGGCCGTGGTGACGGCCAACAAGGCCCTACTGGCGGAGTACACGGACGAGCTGGCGGCGATGGCCGACTCAACCCACACCGACCTGTATTTCGAGGCGGCGGTGGCCGGTGCGATCCCGGTGATCGGCCCGCTGCGACGATCGATGGCCGGGGACCAAGTGGAACGCGTGGTGGGTATCGTCAACGGCACCACCAACTACATCCTGTCCGAGATGGGGTCGACCGGCGCCGACTACTCGGAGACCCTCGCCGAGGCGTCTCGTCTCGGGTACGCCGAGGCCGATCCCACGGCTGATGTCGAGGGATACGACGCCGCCGCCAAGGCTGCGATCCTCGCCTCCATCGCGTTCCACAGCCGGGTCACGGCCGGGGACGTGTACCGCGAGGGGATCTCGCGGATCTCACCGGACGATTTCGAGTCCGCTCGCGATATGGACTGCACTATCAAGTTGCTGGCGATCTGCGAGAAGCTCACCCAGTCCGACGGGACCGAGGCCGTCTCCGCGCGCGTCTACCCGGCACTGTTGCCCACCAGCCACCCGTTGGCGACGGTGAACGGGGCGTTCAACGCCGTCGTCGTCGAGGCGGAGGCCGCCGGACGACTCATGTTCTACGGGCAAGGCGCCGGGGGATCACCGACCGCGTCCGCGGTACTGGGAGACATGGTCGCCGCCGCCCGAAACAAGGTCGGTGCCGGCCGCGCTCCGGGTGAGTCCACGTACGCCGCCCTGCCGGTGGCGTCGATGGATGAGATCTCCACGCGGTACCACGTGCGCATGCGGGTCGCCGACAAGCCGGGCGTCCTCGCAATGGTCGCCGCCGAGTTCTCGCGACACGGCGTGTCCATCGCGCAGGTCCGACAGACCGAGGTCGAGGTACCGGAGTCCGAGCTAGACGATGTGGAGCCCACCGCCGAGCTCACGGTACTGACCCACCGCGCTTCCGAACGCGCTCTCTCCGACACCGTGGCCGCGCTGTCGGACCAGGACGCCGTCACGGCCATCACCAGCGTCATCCGTCTCGAGGGAGTAGACACCGAATGA
- the thrC gene encoding threonine synthase, with protein sequence MSNTHQPVHIRWPGLIEAYRDRLPIGDDWEPVTLYEGGTPLIRATHLSAVTGCEVYLKVEGLNPTGSFKDRGMTMAVTDAKARGQKAVLCASTGNTSASAAAYATRAGMGCAVLIPQGKIAAGKLAQAVMHGATIIQVDGNFDDCLELARKTTATYGEIGLVNSVNPVRIEGQKTAAFEIVDVLGRAPDLHFLPVGNAGNITAYWKGYTEYHADGVISSRPRMMGVQAAGAAPLVDGAPVKNPETIATAIRIGAPASWDGAMTARDESGGTIRKRTDDQILEAYRTVAGKDGVYVEPASAASVAGLLDAHANGELEAGQTIVCTVTGNGLKDPDTALLGMPEIEPIPVDPSAVAGALGLQ encoded by the coding sequence ATGAGCAACACCCACCAGCCCGTGCATATCAGGTGGCCAGGCCTAATCGAGGCCTACCGGGACCGTCTCCCGATCGGTGACGACTGGGAGCCGGTCACGCTCTACGAGGGCGGGACCCCGCTCATTCGCGCGACGCACCTCTCCGCGGTCACCGGTTGTGAGGTGTACCTCAAGGTCGAGGGCCTCAACCCGACCGGTTCTTTCAAGGACCGCGGCATGACCATGGCGGTAACGGACGCGAAGGCGCGTGGCCAGAAGGCCGTCCTCTGCGCCTCCACCGGCAACACGTCGGCCTCGGCTGCCGCCTATGCCACCCGGGCCGGTATGGGCTGCGCAGTGCTCATCCCGCAGGGCAAGATCGCCGCCGGCAAGCTCGCCCAGGCCGTGATGCACGGAGCCACCATCATTCAGGTCGACGGCAACTTCGACGACTGCCTGGAGTTGGCGCGAAAGACCACCGCCACCTACGGCGAGATCGGATTGGTCAACTCGGTCAACCCGGTACGGATCGAGGGCCAGAAAACCGCGGCGTTCGAGATCGTCGACGTTCTCGGCCGTGCACCCGACCTGCACTTCCTACCCGTCGGCAATGCAGGCAACATCACCGCCTACTGGAAGGGCTACACCGAGTACCACGCCGACGGCGTCATCTCGTCCCGACCGCGGATGATGGGCGTGCAGGCCGCCGGCGCCGCACCGCTCGTCGACGGCGCTCCCGTCAAGAACCCCGAGACCATCGCCACCGCCATCCGAATCGGTGCCCCGGCCTCGTGGGACGGCGCGATGACCGCCCGCGACGAGTCCGGTGGGACGATCCGCAAACGCACCGACGACCAGATTCTCGAGGCATACCGAACGGTCGCGGGTAAGGACGGCGTCTACGTTGAGCCCGCTTCAGCGGCGTCCGTGGCGGGGCTGCTCGACGCGCATGCCAATGGCGAGCTCGAGGCCGGACAGACCATCGTCTGCACGGTGACCGGTAATGGCCTGAAGGACCCGGACACCGCCCTGCTCGGGATGCCCGAGATCGAGCCGATCCCGGTGGATCCGTCGGCGGTCGCAGGCGCCCTCGGCCTCCAGTGA
- the thrB gene encoding homoserine kinase, with translation MSDVNGPGPEVFGSSGGRILPVGRTVTVEVPASSANLGPGFDALGVALGLYDSITVTTIESGLELEVSGEGAGQVPEDASHLVAKAVEAGLRAGGVGVPGVRISCRNAIPHSRGLGSSASAAVGGLVAANGLMGGVLSDEHLVQLSSEFEGHPDNAAASVLGGVVVSWTERSETGVHYHGVRMKVDPAIVATVLVPSETSSTAQTRGLLPATVPHEDAAFNASRAALMSVALAAHPEYLLAATEDRLHQSYRAPALVATTEWVTRLRELGLAATVSGAGPTVLVLGTDGLPADLRGHAEEQGWTVLDLHIADGARVVAMD, from the coding sequence GTGAGCGACGTGAACGGACCCGGCCCGGAGGTCTTCGGCAGTTCCGGCGGGCGCATCCTGCCGGTGGGGCGCACGGTCACGGTCGAGGTGCCGGCGTCGAGCGCCAACCTGGGGCCGGGTTTCGACGCCCTTGGTGTTGCACTTGGCCTGTACGACTCCATCACTGTGACCACTATCGAGTCCGGCCTCGAGCTCGAGGTGTCGGGGGAGGGCGCCGGTCAGGTACCCGAGGACGCCTCGCACCTGGTCGCCAAGGCGGTCGAGGCCGGGCTACGGGCCGGCGGTGTGGGGGTGCCCGGCGTGCGGATCTCCTGCCGCAACGCCATCCCGCACTCGCGGGGTCTCGGATCGTCGGCGTCCGCCGCGGTAGGGGGATTGGTCGCCGCGAACGGGCTGATGGGCGGGGTGCTGTCCGATGAGCACCTGGTCCAGCTGTCGAGCGAGTTCGAGGGACACCCGGACAATGCCGCGGCAAGCGTCCTCGGCGGTGTCGTGGTGTCGTGGACGGAACGTTCGGAAACCGGCGTGCACTACCACGGGGTTCGTATGAAGGTGGATCCCGCGATCGTCGCCACAGTATTGGTACCGTCCGAGACGTCGTCCACCGCGCAGACGCGGGGTTTGCTCCCGGCCACGGTTCCGCACGAGGATGCGGCCTTCAACGCCAGCCGGGCTGCACTGATGTCGGTCGCGCTGGCGGCTCACCCCGAGTACCTTCTGGCTGCGACCGAGGATCGGCTGCACCAGTCCTATAGGGCCCCGGCCCTGGTGGCCACGACCGAGTGGGTCACCCGTCTGCGAGAGCTGGGGCTGGCGGCGACGGTCTCCGGAGCCGGCCCGACCGTGCTGGTGTTGGGTACCGACGGTTTGCCGGCGGACCTGCGCGGGCACGCAGAGGAGCAGGGGTGGACGGTGCTAGATCTGCATATCGCGGACGGCGCCCGAGTTGTGGCGATGGACTGA
- a CDS encoding long-chain-fatty-acid--CoA ligase encodes MTPYYQVADLAQFPYRESRLSPAALSAGGNVHPTTRAHSTPEVTVFGTMLDTPLLVSRILEHAAERHGDSTITGFVGDMEPRPARYDVVASRAAATAHALAELGVRAGDVVGILSGSRTEVVEAMFAIPAMGAVALPVNTLRSPEFMITVLSENRVRVALVDPELLPSVLPVVAQVDSLRHLVVIDSQLVPDLVDIDAEVHALESILDARPTTYPWPALDERSAAVIAYTSGTTGASKGVAYTHRSIWLHSMQMAMAESAALRSGDTVLTTVPMYHVMAWGLPYAALMTGASLITARPRPGRVMSTGHDMAELLRTYRPNKLATTPATLQRLLRHLESHPQPISHLSEVLVGGSPVSEALFDAFVERHGVTIMQAYGLTESSPIAAYARPDPHSSATRRRAQILGQGRFPAGVEARIIDGVRVQPNDGWSVGELQIRGPWVTARYLGDEASDRFVDGWLRTGDVASISPKGYLDVVDRVDDIIASGGELISTVELEHAILLDDRVADAAVVGVPDERWGNRPLVLVQLKTGTTVTARALWEGLEGIVDTWKRPDHWAFVDHVPQTTVGKFDKITIRARHAAGDYEVTTIAPGAPG; translated from the coding sequence GTGACACCATACTACCAGGTGGCCGATCTCGCGCAGTTCCCCTACCGCGAGTCGCGACTGTCGCCCGCCGCGCTGAGCGCGGGCGGTAACGTACACCCCACGACAAGGGCCCACTCGACCCCGGAGGTGACCGTGTTCGGAACAATGCTGGACACGCCACTTCTCGTGTCCAGGATCCTCGAGCACGCGGCCGAACGACACGGCGATTCCACCATCACCGGGTTCGTCGGCGACATGGAACCCAGACCCGCACGGTACGACGTCGTGGCCTCGCGTGCGGCGGCAACCGCGCACGCGCTCGCCGAGCTCGGGGTGCGGGCCGGTGACGTCGTAGGCATCCTTTCGGGCAGTCGCACCGAGGTCGTCGAGGCGATGTTCGCCATCCCCGCGATGGGCGCCGTGGCCCTGCCGGTCAACACCCTCCGTTCACCGGAGTTCATGATCACGGTGTTGAGCGAGAACCGGGTGCGCGTCGCGTTGGTGGACCCCGAACTACTCCCCTCCGTGCTCCCTGTGGTCGCACAGGTCGATTCACTGCGCCATCTCGTCGTCATCGACAGTCAGCTGGTCCCCGACCTCGTCGACATCGACGCCGAGGTCCACGCACTCGAATCCATCCTTGACGCCCGGCCCACCACCTACCCGTGGCCAGCACTCGACGAACGTTCCGCCGCGGTGATCGCCTATACCTCCGGCACCACCGGCGCCTCCAAGGGCGTGGCATACACCCACCGCTCCATCTGGCTCCACTCGATGCAGATGGCCATGGCCGAGAGCGCCGCCCTACGCAGCGGCGACACCGTCCTGACGACCGTGCCGATGTACCACGTCATGGCCTGGGGTCTGCCCTACGCCGCGTTAATGACCGGTGCCAGCCTCATCACGGCCCGACCTCGCCCGGGTCGCGTCATGAGCACCGGGCACGACATGGCCGAACTCCTCCGCACGTATCGACCTAACAAGCTGGCCACCACTCCGGCCACCCTTCAACGACTCCTTCGGCACCTGGAGAGTCACCCACAGCCGATCAGCCATCTCAGCGAGGTGCTCGTCGGAGGCTCCCCCGTCTCGGAGGCCCTGTTCGACGCATTCGTCGAGCGCCACGGGGTCACCATCATGCAGGCATACGGGCTCACCGAGTCCAGTCCCATCGCGGCGTACGCGCGCCCCGACCCCCACTCCTCGGCCACCCGCCGGCGCGCGCAGATCCTCGGCCAGGGACGATTCCCCGCCGGAGTGGAGGCCCGCATCATCGACGGCGTACGAGTCCAGCCCAACGACGGGTGGTCCGTCGGAGAACTACAGATACGGGGTCCATGGGTGACCGCCCGGTACCTTGGCGACGAGGCCTCCGATCGGTTCGTCGACGGCTGGCTGCGTACCGGTGATGTGGCGAGCATCTCCCCCAAGGGTTATCTCGACGTGGTGGACCGGGTAGACGACATTATCGCCTCCGGGGGCGAGCTGATCTCCACAGTGGAACTCGAACACGCGATCCTGCTCGACGACCGCGTCGCGGACGCGGCTGTGGTGGGCGTGCCGGACGAACGCTGGGGAAACCGACCGCTGGTGCTGGTTCAGCTCAAGACCGGGACGACCGTGACCGCCCGCGCGCTCTGGGAAGGCTTGGAGGGCATCGTGGACACCTGGAAACGCCCGGACCACTGGGCGTTCGTCGACCACGTCCCCCAGACCACGGTAGGCAAGTTCGACAAGATCACGATCCGTGCCCGCCACGCCGCGGGCGACTACGAGGTCACGACTATCGCCCCCGGTGCGCCGGGCTGA
- the rho gene encoding transcription termination factor Rho, with the protein MTSTDTTSTPAQGASLSAMRLTDLKSLAQQMGLKGLSGKRKGDLVAMIEGARGGRAAPAREAAPKSELSGQSAPAAKSESAGRTEADQKTEPAPQNEPAPQNEPASREASGRSGETAPHRGSGRRVSDDTVGADRPRDGADKPRGGADDSNPDRSGGDDGSRDDGRGQGDRSRRDDGNGGGQRQGRNQQGRDQQGGRSREQQGGRNDQGNQGGRNQGGRDDQGNQGGRNQGGRDDQGNQGGRNQGGRDDQGDGGDSGPRGDGQNRDDDGGGRGRRSRRRRERNRGGGRPVEGETEVREDDVLQPVAGILDVLDNYAFVRTSGYLAGTNDVYVSMNMIRRHGLRRGDAVTGAVKMPRDGQSDGQGGGQGGGQGGGKNRQKFNPLVRIDTVNGGPVDQLRNRPDFSKLTPLYPNQRLRLETEKNIISTRVIDLIMPIGKGQRALIVSPPKAGKTTILQNIANAIAINNPECHLMVVLVDERPEEVTDMQRSVKGEVIASTFDRPPSDHTQVAELAIERAKRLVEMGQDVVVLLDSITRLGRAYNNSSPASGRILSGGVDSTALYPPKRFLGAARNIENGGSLTIIATAMVETGSAGDTVIFEEFKGTGNAELKLDRRIAERRVFPAVDVGPSGTRKEELLMSPEEAGIMHKLRRVLSGLDSHQAIDLLMSQLRKTNTNYEFLLQVAKTTPTLPQDEE; encoded by the coding sequence GTGACCTCGACGGACACCACTTCCACGCCAGCGCAGGGCGCCTCGCTCTCCGCGATGCGCCTGACCGATCTCAAGTCGCTTGCCCAGCAGATGGGCCTCAAAGGCCTTTCAGGCAAGCGAAAGGGCGATCTCGTCGCGATGATCGAGGGCGCCCGGGGCGGCCGGGCCGCTCCGGCACGTGAAGCCGCCCCGAAATCAGAACTTTCGGGGCAGAGTGCGCCTGCGGCGAAGTCAGAGTCGGCGGGGCGCACCGAGGCCGACCAGAAGACGGAGCCGGCTCCCCAGAACGAGCCGGCTCCCCAGAACGAGCCGGCCTCGCGAGAGGCGTCCGGACGAAGCGGCGAGACTGCCCCACACCGCGGGTCCGGCCGACGGGTCAGCGACGACACTGTGGGCGCTGACAGGCCACGCGACGGTGCGGACAAGCCTCGTGGGGGGGCCGACGACTCCAACCCGGACCGGTCCGGCGGCGACGATGGTTCGCGGGACGACGGGCGCGGCCAGGGGGACCGGTCGCGCCGCGATGACGGTAACGGTGGTGGACAGCGCCAGGGTCGTAACCAGCAGGGGCGCGATCAGCAGGGCGGTCGCAGCCGTGAACAGCAGGGTGGCCGCAACGATCAAGGCAACCAGGGCGGCCGCAACCAGGGCGGCCGTGACGACCAGGGCAACCAGGGCGGCCGCAACCAGGGCGGCCGTGACGACCAGGGCAACCAGGGCGGCCGCAACCAGGGCGGCCGTGACGATCAGGGCGACGGCGGCGACAGCGGTCCCCGCGGTGACGGCCAGAACCGGGATGACGACGGCGGCGGTCGCGGTCGTCGCAGCCGACGCCGTCGCGAGCGCAACCGCGGTGGGGGCCGACCAGTCGAAGGCGAGACCGAGGTGCGGGAGGACGACGTCCTTCAGCCGGTCGCGGGCATTCTCGACGTTCTGGACAACTACGCGTTCGTCCGCACGTCCGGCTACCTGGCGGGGACCAACGATGTCTACGTTTCGATGAACATGATCCGTCGACACGGCCTGCGTCGTGGAGACGCTGTCACCGGCGCGGTGAAGATGCCCCGCGACGGTCAGAGCGACGGCCAGGGCGGCGGGCAGGGTGGTGGCCAGGGCGGCGGCAAGAATCGCCAGAAGTTCAACCCTCTGGTCCGCATCGACACGGTCAACGGCGGTCCGGTGGACCAGTTGCGTAACCGTCCGGACTTCTCCAAGCTCACCCCGCTCTACCCCAATCAGCGACTGCGGCTCGAGACCGAGAAGAACATCATCTCCACCCGCGTGATCGATCTCATCATGCCGATCGGCAAGGGACAGCGCGCCCTCATCGTGTCGCCGCCCAAGGCCGGTAAGACCACGATCCTGCAGAACATCGCGAACGCCATCGCGATCAACAACCCGGAATGCCACCTCATGGTCGTCCTCGTCGACGAGCGGCCGGAGGAGGTCACCGATATGCAGAGATCGGTGAAGGGGGAGGTCATCGCCTCGACCTTCGACCGCCCGCCGTCAGACCACACGCAGGTCGCCGAGCTGGCCATCGAGCGCGCCAAGCGACTGGTCGAGATGGGGCAGGACGTCGTCGTCCTCCTCGACTCCATCACGCGACTAGGTCGCGCATACAACAACTCTTCGCCTGCGTCAGGGCGGATCCTGTCCGGCGGTGTTGACTCGACGGCCCTGTATCCGCCCAAGAGATTCCTCGGAGCAGCCCGCAACATCGAGAACGGCGGCTCGCTGACGATCATCGCCACGGCGATGGTCGAAACCGGTTCAGCCGGTGACACGGTGATCTTCGAGGAGTTCAAGGGCACCGGCAACGCCGAACTCAAACTGGACCGACGCATCGCCGAGCGGCGCGTCTTCCCAGCAGTCGACGTGGGACCGTCCGGCACCCGAAAGGAAGAGCTACTCATGAGCCCCGAAGAGGCGGGCATCATGCACAAGCTCCGTCGAGTCCTGTCGGGACTGGACTCGCACCAGGCCATCGACCTGCTCATGTCGCAGTTGCGCAAGACCAATACCAACTACGAATTCCTGCTGCAGGTGGCGAAGACGACGCCCACTCTGCCTCAGGACGAGGAGTGA
- the prfA gene encoding peptide chain release factor 1 translates to MSGSAGRSPSSIDDVLAEYAGLEAQLSDPALHEDAAAARRVGKRFAELTPIVQCHRALVSTRDDAAAAEELADDDSSFAQEAERLEIQAAELETRLADLLAPRDPHDADDVVMEIKSGEGGEESALFAADLARMYTRYAEKHGWVVEVLGLTESDLGGYKDASFSIRSRQPSRDGVWSRLKFEGGVHRVQRVPVTESQGRVHTSAAGVLVYPEPEDVGPIQIDDSDLRIDVYRSSGKGGQGVNTTDSAVRITHLPTGTVVTCQNERSQLQNKQRAMQVLAARLQAAAEEAASAEASEGRATQVRTVDRSERIRTYNFPENRIADHRVGFKAHNLDSVLDGDLDAVLEALAAEERRRRMEEA, encoded by the coding sequence GTGAGCGGGAGCGCCGGACGTTCGCCGTCATCGATCGACGACGTCCTCGCCGAGTACGCAGGCCTCGAGGCGCAATTGTCTGACCCGGCGCTGCACGAGGACGCCGCTGCTGCCAGGCGGGTCGGCAAGAGGTTCGCTGAACTCACCCCGATCGTGCAGTGCCATCGCGCGCTCGTCTCCACCCGCGATGACGCCGCCGCGGCCGAGGAGTTGGCCGACGACGACTCTTCGTTCGCGCAGGAGGCAGAGCGATTGGAAATCCAGGCCGCCGAACTCGAAACCCGCCTCGCGGACCTTCTGGCGCCGCGCGATCCACACGACGCTGACGACGTCGTCATGGAGATCAAGTCGGGGGAGGGCGGCGAGGAATCAGCCCTGTTCGCCGCCGACCTGGCCCGCATGTACACCCGATACGCAGAGAAGCACGGGTGGGTCGTCGAGGTCCTCGGTCTGACCGAGTCCGACCTCGGCGGATATAAGGATGCCTCGTTCTCCATCCGCTCCCGCCAGCCGTCCCGCGACGGGGTGTGGTCCCGCCTCAAGTTCGAGGGCGGGGTCCACCGGGTCCAGCGGGTGCCGGTCACCGAGTCTCAGGGCCGTGTACACACCTCGGCAGCCGGCGTACTCGTCTACCCCGAGCCCGAGGACGTGGGCCCGATCCAGATCGATGATTCCGACCTGCGCATCGACGTCTACCGGTCGTCAGGAAAAGGCGGGCAGGGCGTAAACACCACCGACTCGGCGGTGCGGATCACCCACCTGCCCACGGGCACGGTCGTCACGTGTCAGAACGAGCGCAGTCAGTTGCAGAACAAGCAACGCGCGATGCAGGTCCTGGCGGCTCGGCTCCAGGCCGCCGCCGAGGAAGCGGCCAGCGCGGAGGCGTCGGAGGGCCGCGCGACCCAGGTGCGGACCGTCGACCGCTCGGAACGCATCCGCACGTACAACTTTCCCGAGAACCGCATCGCAGACCACCGGGTGGGTTTCAAGGCGCACAACCTCGACTCGGTTCTCGATGGGGACCTCGACGCGGTGCTGGAGGCGCTCGCCGCAGAAGAACGACGGCGCCGCATGGAAGAGGCGTAG
- the prmC gene encoding peptide chain release factor N(5)-glutamine methyltransferase, translating to MNPRPVPVAGVVRSAARTLSAAGVDSAHVEAQLVCAHVLGIDRSRLMFADDVDAAAVSEIEQLVAARARDRTPLQYLLGRAVTGRLELAVGPGVFIPRPETELLAEWILAALPAPGDGPGPVVVDLCAGSGTLALEIAHARPDAHVHAVELHDAALSWLRRNADERAAAGDTPIEVHHTDATDPRALPHLRDRAAAVVSNPPYIPFTDDLPADVLMHEPATALFGGGDGLAVVTPLVDVAAALLAPGGHLAVEHDDTTGPAVAAVVSAQGAFGTVEQHTDLAGRPRFVTATRFDAGHGDDDGEVVTTARKGITR from the coding sequence GTGAACCCGCGCCCGGTCCCCGTCGCGGGGGTCGTACGCTCGGCCGCCCGGACGCTGAGCGCGGCGGGCGTGGATTCCGCGCACGTCGAGGCCCAACTCGTCTGCGCCCATGTTCTCGGTATCGACCGCAGCCGACTCATGTTCGCCGATGACGTCGACGCCGCCGCGGTGTCCGAGATCGAACAGCTCGTCGCCGCACGCGCCCGCGACCGGACGCCGCTCCAATACCTGCTCGGGAGGGCGGTGACGGGGCGGCTCGAGTTGGCTGTGGGGCCCGGCGTGTTCATCCCACGGCCGGAGACCGAATTGCTCGCCGAGTGGATACTCGCGGCCCTGCCCGCGCCCGGCGACGGGCCCGGCCCAGTCGTGGTAGACCTCTGCGCCGGAAGCGGCACCCTCGCGCTGGAGATTGCCCACGCCCGACCCGACGCCCACGTCCACGCAGTGGAATTGCATGACGCCGCGCTGAGCTGGCTGCGTCGCAACGCCGACGAGCGCGCCGCCGCGGGGGACACCCCGATCGAGGTTCACCACACCGACGCCACTGACCCCCGAGCGCTCCCACACCTGCGGGATCGGGCTGCCGCCGTGGTATCGAATCCGCCATACATCCCGTTCACTGATGATCTGCCCGCCGACGTGCTCATGCACGAGCCGGCCACCGCGTTGTTCGGTGGTGGTGACGGTCTCGCCGTCGTCACCCCCCTCGTCGACGTCGCCGCGGCACTCCTCGCCCCGGGGGGTCACCTCGCCGTCGAGCACGACGACACCACCGGCCCTGCGGTCGCCGCGGTCGTGTCGGCGCAAGGGGCCTTCGGTACCGTGGAGCAGCACACCGACCTCGCCGGCCGACCACGGTTCGTCACCGCGACCCGATTCGACGCGGGCCACGGTGACGACGACGGCGAGGTCGTCACGACAGCCCGGAAGGGGATCACCCGGTGA
- a CDS encoding L-threonylcarbamoyladenylate synthase, with translation MTITYDCTEDTGREVGLSSAAGALRAGRLVVTPTDTLYGIAADAFDPDAVNLLLSAKRRGPDMPVPVLVGSWETIDGLVVSTPAAGRDLIRAFWPGGLSLIVHQAPSLGWNLGHTQGTVMLRMPLHPVAIELLRDVGPLAVSSANVSGQSPATTAAQAREQLGDSVAVYLDGGPCAIGQPSTIVDLTGPGPRIVREGAVTAERVGEVLGVEPAALRG, from the coding sequence GTGACCATCACCTACGACTGCACCGAGGACACCGGCCGCGAGGTCGGCCTCAGCTCCGCGGCCGGCGCACTGCGCGCGGGACGGCTGGTCGTGACCCCCACGGACACGCTCTACGGCATCGCCGCCGATGCGTTCGACCCGGACGCTGTTAACCTCCTGCTCTCCGCCAAGCGCCGCGGCCCCGATATGCCGGTGCCGGTCCTGGTGGGGTCGTGGGAGACCATCGACGGCCTGGTCGTGAGCACCCCGGCCGCCGGTCGCGACCTCATCCGTGCCTTCTGGCCGGGCGGGCTGAGCCTCATCGTCCACCAGGCGCCGTCTCTGGGGTGGAACCTCGGCCACACCCAGGGAACGGTGATGCTCCGCATGCCGCTCCACCCCGTCGCCATCGAGCTCCTGCGGGACGTCGGGCCGCTCGCGGTCTCGAGCGCCAACGTCTCCGGCCAGTCGCCCGCCACGACGGCCGCCCAGGCTCGCGAGCAGCTCGGAGATTCGGTGGCGGTCTACCTCGACGGCGGGCCCTGTGCGATCGGGCAGCCCTCGACGATCGTCGACCTCACCGGTCCCGGCCCGCGCATCGTCCGCGAGGGAGCGGTGACCGCCGAGCGCGTCGGAGAGGTCCTCGGCGTCGAGCCCGCGGCCCTGCGAGGCTGA